The Hymenobacter oligotrophus genome has a window encoding:
- a CDS encoding homogentisate 1,2-dioxygenase, with amino-acid sequence MPYYTRLGQIPRKRHTQFRQPDGSLYSEQLVGTLGFSGLSSLLYHKNPPTQIKRVGEPQPFSPKLLKDRPLQPTHLRTLPQTSTGTDYLGARQTLLANADVALSICNPSQARMDYYYKNALADEVIFVHEGRGELWSQLGKVAFEPGDYVVIPRTIIHQFHFEEGPVRLLIIESFSPVETCRRYRNHFGQLLEHSPYCERDIRPPHELVTEDDDRGEYRVLVKRDGALHELIYAHTPFDVVGWDGYFFPYATSIHDFEPITGRIHQPPPVHQHFEAHNFVICSFVPRLFDYHPEAIPAPYNHSNVDSDEVLYYVAGNFMSRRGVDLASFTLHPSGLPHGPHPGTVEASIGKKETHELAVMVDTFRPLYLTETALQYEDTGYPMSWNPNYPHAGPKPADMMD; translated from the coding sequence ATGCCGTATTACACCCGCCTAGGTCAGATTCCGCGCAAGCGCCATACCCAGTTTCGCCAGCCCGATGGCTCGCTCTACTCCGAGCAGTTGGTGGGCACGCTGGGCTTCTCGGGCTTGTCGTCGCTGCTGTACCACAAAAACCCGCCTACCCAGATTAAGCGTGTGGGCGAGCCGCAGCCCTTCAGCCCCAAGCTGCTGAAAGACCGGCCGCTGCAGCCTACGCACCTGCGCACGCTGCCTCAAACCAGCACCGGTACCGACTACCTAGGCGCCCGCCAAACCCTGCTGGCAAATGCTGATGTGGCCCTGAGCATCTGCAACCCCTCGCAGGCGCGTATGGACTACTACTACAAAAACGCGCTGGCCGACGAGGTCATCTTCGTGCACGAAGGCCGCGGCGAGCTGTGGAGCCAGCTGGGCAAAGTGGCGTTCGAGCCCGGCGACTATGTGGTGATTCCGCGCACCATCATCCACCAGTTTCACTTCGAAGAAGGCCCGGTTCGCCTGCTCATCATCGAGTCGTTTAGCCCCGTGGAAACCTGCCGCCGCTACCGCAACCACTTTGGGCAGCTGCTCGAGCACTCGCCCTATTGCGAGCGGGACATTCGGCCGCCGCACGAGCTAGTGACGGAAGACGACGACCGCGGCGAGTACCGCGTGCTGGTAAAGCGCGACGGCGCCCTGCACGAGCTCATTTACGCCCACACGCCCTTCGACGTGGTGGGCTGGGACGGCTACTTCTTCCCGTATGCCACGAGCATCCACGATTTCGAGCCGATTACGGGCCGCATTCACCAGCCGCCACCCGTGCACCAGCATTTCGAGGCGCACAACTTCGTAATCTGCTCGTTCGTGCCGCGCTTGTTCGACTACCACCCCGAGGCCATTCCGGCGCCCTACAACCACAGCAACGTCGACTCCGACGAAGTGCTGTACTACGTAGCCGGCAACTTCATGTCGCGCCGCGGCGTCGATCTGGCTTCGTTTACCTTGCACCCTTCGGGCTTGCCGCACGGCCCGCACCCCGGTACCGTGGAGGCCAGCATCGGCAAAAAGGAAACCCACGAGCTGGCCGTAATGGTCGACACGTTCCGCCCGCTGTACCTCACCGAAACGGCCCTGCAGTACGAAGACACCGGCTACCCCATGAGCTGGAACCCCAATTACCCGCACGCCGGCCCCAAGCCGGCCGATATGATGGATTAA
- a CDS encoding S41 family peptidase encodes MKAASKPEAPRPVGAARVRSAWARWRQPLLLAAALACGVLLGANPFRPSEQNPDATARGYLKFKEILSYVDREYVDSVNAEELSDYAIKRLLERLDPHSTYLPAKEQQQAAAFLQSDYDGIGVEFNLFRDTATVVAPLSGGPAEQAGMQPGDRILAVDGQNVSGQHYTTDQVFARLRGPRGSTVRLLLLRRGQTRPLMMALTRNRIPNSSVDVAYLMDGQTGYIKISRFAAGTYDEFKAALGRLRREGMEKLVLDLRGNPGGYLDRATKVADEFIAGTRKIVYTDGKGDQYDSQTFSRVLGEFEEGQLVVLVDEGSASASEVLAGALQDHDRALLVGRRTFGKGLVQQPISLNDGSELRLTIARYYTPSGRSIQKPYRNGVAAYDRELQERYARGEAFHADSVHFAPELRFRTSHGRTVYGGGGIMPDLFVPRDTVVNNRYYARLQAANVVREFALNLYQQHRPELEQMTFQQFARTFEVSDVQLQALAARGAQDGVRADAASLRRSSAALRAQLKALIARSAYGKDTYYAVMRDQDLELQQALRALHDGNTRLALKQPTE; translated from the coding sequence ATGAAAGCTGCTTCGAAGCCTGAAGCACCGCGGCCCGTTGGGGCGGCGCGTGTGCGGAGCGCGTGGGCGCGCTGGCGGCAGCCGCTGCTGTTGGCCGCGGCGCTGGCTTGCGGGGTGCTGCTGGGCGCCAATCCGTTTCGGCCTTCGGAGCAAAACCCCGACGCCACGGCGCGCGGTTACCTCAAGTTCAAGGAAATCCTGAGCTACGTCGACCGCGAGTACGTCGATTCCGTCAACGCCGAGGAGCTGTCGGACTACGCCATCAAGCGCCTGCTCGAGCGCCTCGACCCGCACTCTACTTACCTGCCGGCCAAGGAGCAGCAGCAAGCCGCCGCGTTTTTGCAGAGCGATTACGACGGCATTGGGGTGGAGTTCAATCTGTTTCGCGACACAGCCACGGTGGTGGCCCCGCTGAGCGGCGGCCCGGCCGAGCAAGCGGGCATGCAGCCCGGCGACCGAATTTTGGCCGTAGACGGCCAAAACGTATCGGGCCAGCATTACACCACCGACCAAGTGTTTGCCCGCCTGCGCGGGCCGCGCGGCAGCACCGTGCGCCTGCTGCTGCTGCGCCGCGGCCAAACGCGCCCCCTGATGATGGCCCTCACGCGCAACCGCATCCCCAACAGCTCGGTGGATGTGGCTTACCTGATGGACGGGCAAACGGGCTACATCAAAATCAGCCGCTTTGCCGCCGGCACCTACGATGAGTTTAAGGCGGCCCTAGGTAGGCTGCGGCGCGAGGGCATGGAGAAGCTGGTGCTCGACTTGCGCGGCAACCCCGGCGGCTACCTCGACCGCGCCACCAAAGTAGCCGACGAGTTTATTGCCGGCACGCGCAAAATCGTGTACACCGACGGCAAAGGCGACCAGTACGACAGCCAAACGTTTTCGCGGGTGCTGGGCGAGTTTGAAGAGGGCCAGCTGGTGGTGCTCGTTGACGAAGGTTCGGCCTCGGCCTCGGAGGTATTGGCCGGCGCCTTGCAAGACCACGACCGCGCCCTGCTGGTGGGCCGCCGCACCTTTGGCAAAGGCCTGGTGCAGCAGCCTATTAGCCTCAACGACGGCTCCGAGCTGCGCCTCACCATTGCGCGCTACTACACGCCCTCGGGGCGTTCCATCCAAAAGCCCTACCGCAACGGCGTGGCCGCCTACGACCGCGAATTGCAGGAGCGTTACGCTCGCGGCGAGGCCTTTCATGCCGATAGCGTGCATTTTGCGCCCGAACTGCGCTTCCGCACCTCGCACGGCCGCACCGTGTACGGCGGCGGCGGCATCATGCCCGATTTATTTGTGCCGCGCGACACCGTGGTGAACAACCGCTACTACGCCCGCCTGCAAGCGGCCAACGTGGTGCGCGAGTTTGCCCTGAACCTGTACCAACAGCACCGCCCCGAGCTGGAGCAAATGACGTTTCAGCAGTTTGCGCGCACGTTTGAAGTAAGCGACGTGCAGCTGCAAGCCCTGGCCGCGCGCGGCGCCCAAGACGGCGTACGTGCCGATGCCGCCAGCCTGCGCCGCAGCAGCGCCGCCCTGCGCGCGCAGCTAAAAGCCCTGATAGCGCGCAGCGCCTACGGCAAGGACACCTACTACGCCGTAATGCGCGACCAAGACCTGGAGCTGCAGCAGGCCCTGCGCGCCCTGCACGACGGCAACACCCGGCTGGCCCTAAAGCAACCAACCGAGTAA
- the ruvX gene encoding Holliday junction resolvase RuvX, with protein MARLLAIDYGHKRVGLAVTDPLQLIATPLDTIHSQDLFAFVKKYHQQEQLAGIVIGMPRTLLNEATDATPAVVGVVRKLRRELPEVPVHEVDERFTSRMAHQAMLAGGLGQKARRDKALVDRVSATIILQSFLDSRPV; from the coding sequence ATGGCCCGCCTTCTTGCCATCGATTACGGCCACAAGCGCGTGGGCCTGGCCGTAACCGACCCGCTGCAGCTTATTGCCACGCCGCTCGACACGATTCACAGCCAGGACTTGTTCGCCTTCGTGAAGAAGTACCACCAGCAGGAGCAGCTGGCGGGCATCGTGATTGGCATGCCGCGCACGCTGCTCAACGAAGCCACCGACGCTACCCCGGCCGTGGTGGGCGTGGTGCGCAAGCTGCGCCGCGAGCTGCCCGAGGTGCCCGTACACGAAGTAGACGAGCGGTTTACCTCGCGCATGGCGCACCAGGCCATGCTGGCCGGCGGCCTGGGCCAAAAAGCCCGCCGCGACAAAGCCCTGGTCGACCGCGTCAGCGCCACCATTATTCTGCAATCTTTTCTTGACTCTCGCCCCGTATGA
- the def gene encoding peptide deformylase — MIYPIVAYGDPVLKARAKDIPADFSAEELQKLIADMYETMYYAHGVGLAAPQIGKSVRLFVIDSEPMVDDEDDDAPAETGVKRVFINPVMVKESGEEWPFEEGCLSIPGVRERVFRKPDIIIRYEDENRQVHEEGFSGMTARVIQHEYDHLEGVLFTDKISAFKKQLIKNKLTRIAKGEAKADYRMRFAGQRGR; from the coding sequence ATGATTTACCCCATCGTGGCCTACGGCGACCCGGTGCTGAAAGCCCGCGCCAAGGACATTCCGGCCGATTTTTCGGCGGAGGAGCTGCAAAAGCTCATCGCCGATATGTACGAAACCATGTACTACGCCCACGGCGTGGGCCTGGCGGCGCCGCAAATCGGCAAAAGCGTGCGCCTGTTTGTAATTGACTCGGAACCGATGGTGGACGACGAGGACGACGACGCGCCCGCCGAAACCGGCGTGAAGCGCGTTTTCATCAACCCCGTCATGGTTAAGGAAAGCGGCGAGGAATGGCCTTTCGAAGAAGGCTGCCTGAGCATCCCCGGCGTGCGCGAACGGGTGTTCCGCAAGCCCGACATCATCATTCGTTACGAAGACGAAAACCGCCAGGTGCACGAAGAAGGCTTTTCGGGCATGACGGCGCGCGTCATTCAGCACGAGTACGACCACCTCGAGGGCGTGCTGTTCACCGATAAAATTTCGGCGTTCAAAAAGCAGCTCATCAAAAACAAGCTCACGCGCATTGCCAAAGGCGAGGCCAAAGCCGATTACCGCATGCGCTTTGCCGGCCAGCGCGGCCGCTAG
- a CDS encoding zinc dependent phospholipase C family protein — protein MLLRRALLFLLIVVLWLLPPRPETHAWGFFAHRSINRLAVFTLPPEMIGFYKSRIEYLTVQATRPDSRRTVVAGEAPRHFIDLDVYGDSAAYKLPRSYADAVARFGEDSLLRHGIVPWHVVRMKGQLTEAFRTRDAERIISLSADLGHYLADACVPLHTTRNYNGQLTNQRGIHGLWESRLPELLATNYDFFTGPAPYLEYPTGTIWATVARSHAAVDSVLRFESELTRQLPADRKYSYEERNGRTTRVYSQEFSRAYHQRLSGQVERQMRLAVRLTGAFWYTCWVDAGQPDLNHLPRLTEAQMRQLALQAQQEQAAPAADTYGHTD, from the coding sequence ATGCTACTTCGGCGCGCTTTGTTATTCTTGCTGATTGTGGTGCTGTGGCTGCTGCCACCGCGGCCCGAAACGCACGCTTGGGGCTTTTTCGCGCACCGCAGCATCAACCGGCTGGCCGTGTTTACGCTGCCGCCCGAAATGATCGGTTTCTACAAAAGCCGCATCGAGTACCTCACGGTGCAGGCCACGCGGCCCGACTCGCGCCGCACCGTGGTAGCCGGCGAAGCCCCCAGGCACTTCATCGACCTGGACGTGTACGGCGACTCGGCCGCCTACAAGCTGCCCCGCTCCTACGCCGATGCCGTAGCCCGCTTCGGCGAAGACTCGCTATTGCGCCACGGCATTGTGCCCTGGCACGTGGTGCGCATGAAGGGCCAACTCACCGAAGCCTTCCGCACTCGCGACGCCGAGCGCATTATCAGCCTCTCGGCCGACCTAGGGCACTACCTCGCCGATGCCTGCGTGCCCCTGCACACCACCCGCAACTACAACGGCCAGCTTACCAACCAGCGCGGTATTCACGGGCTGTGGGAGTCGCGGCTGCCCGAGCTGCTGGCCACCAACTACGACTTTTTCACCGGCCCGGCGCCCTACCTGGAGTACCCCACCGGCACCATTTGGGCCACGGTAGCCCGCTCCCACGCCGCCGTCGACTCGGTGTTGCGGTTTGAAAGCGAGCTGACGCGCCAGCTGCCCGCCGACCGCAAGTACAGCTACGAAGAGCGCAACGGCCGCACCACGCGGGTGTACTCGCAGGAGTTTAGCCGCGCCTACCACCAGCGCCTGAGTGGGCAAGTAGAGCGGCAAATGCGCCTAGCCGTGCGCTTAACGGGTGCGTTTTGGTACACCTGCTGGGTTGATGCCGGCCAGCCCGACCTAAACCACCTGCCGCGCCTCACCGAGGCCCAAATGCGCCAGCTGGCTCTGCAAGCCCAGCAAGAACAAGCCGCGCCCGCCGCCGACACCTACGGCCACACCGATTGA